A window of Paenibacillus sp. 19GGS1-52 contains these coding sequences:
- the bshA gene encoding N-acetyl-alpha-D-glucosaminyl L-malate synthase BshA, producing MDRMLKIGITCYPSLGGSGVVATELGKLLAEKGHEVHFITHSIPFRLGTFQKNIFYHEVEVNDYYVFKYPPYDLALATKMAQVAKMQNLDLLHVHYAVPHAVCAFLAKKMLGNDIKVVTTLHGTDITVLGQDESLKDLIRLAINESDAVTAVSQDLIKETRQVLDITRDIDLTYNFVDKRVYYPRDVSDLRSDFASPDEKILMHISNFRPVKRVSDVVDIFAKVIREVPSRLLLVGEGPDLPKIQAKINEMGLEDKVRFLGRQDEIAQVISMADLLLLPSEKESFGLVALEAMACGIPTIGSQTGGIPELIQHGKTGFLAPIGDTTTMAKYAIEFLSDDVMAEQFRQACLKRASDDFSRDAITNQYEDIYYRVLGCKVPRLDPVRG from the coding sequence ATGGACCGGATGTTGAAAATTGGTATTACCTGCTATCCGTCTCTTGGAGGCTCAGGCGTAGTGGCTACTGAACTGGGCAAGCTGCTGGCTGAGAAAGGCCACGAGGTCCATTTTATTACACACAGTATTCCGTTCCGGCTCGGGACGTTTCAGAAAAATATATTTTATCATGAGGTTGAAGTTAACGATTATTATGTGTTTAAATATCCTCCCTATGATCTAGCTCTGGCAACCAAGATGGCACAGGTCGCTAAAATGCAAAATTTGGATTTGCTCCATGTCCATTATGCTGTACCGCATGCCGTTTGTGCCTTTCTTGCCAAGAAAATGCTCGGCAATGATATAAAAGTGGTAACCACACTGCACGGCACGGATATTACAGTGCTGGGCCAGGATGAGTCGCTGAAGGATCTGATCCGCTTGGCCATTAATGAAAGTGATGCTGTTACGGCCGTATCGCAGGATCTGATTAAAGAAACCCGTCAGGTGTTGGATATTACTCGTGATATTGACCTGACTTATAACTTTGTAGATAAACGTGTCTATTATCCACGCGATGTGTCGGATCTGCGTAGTGATTTTGCCTCACCGGATGAAAAGATACTTATGCATATCTCGAACTTTCGTCCCGTTAAAAGAGTGAGTGACGTTGTTGATATTTTTGCCAAGGTTATTCGTGAGGTGCCATCCCGTCTATTGCTTGTTGGTGAAGGCCCGGATCTGCCCAAAATACAGGCGAAGATCAATGAAATGGGGCTGGAGGACAAAGTCCGCTTTCTGGGCAGACAGGATGAAATAGCCCAGGTTATTTCTATGGCAGATCTATTGCTTCTTCCCTCCGAGAAGGAAAGCTTTGGGCTGGTCGCACTGGAAGCGATGGCATGTGGCATACCCACAATTGGTTCGCAAACCGGTGGCATACCGGAATTAATACAGCACGGGAAGACTGGCTTTCTAGCTCCAATCGGTGATACTACAACTATGGCAAAATATGCAATAGAGTTTCTGTCGGATGATGTAATGGCAGAACAGTTTAGACAAGCTTGCTTGAAGCGCGCCAGTGATGATTTCAGCAGGGATGCTATAACGAATCAATATGAGGATATATATTACCGTGTACTCGGGTGCAAGGTGCCTAGACTGGATCCAGTCCGGGGGTAA
- a CDS encoding CCA tRNA nucleotidyltransferase, with amino-acid sequence MYSGARCLDWIQSGGKEFVMEWKMASGGMAEAAEHIIAQLMEKGHEAYWVGGCIRDELLGRPVHDMDITTSALPEEVISIFPRCIPTGLQHGTVTVLQAGNGFEVTTYRTESGYLDYRRPEQVCFVSDVNEDLRRRDFTINAICCGIEGQLIDPFGGAADLERQVIRCVGDAEERFAEDALRMLRCVRFASGLDFSVTKNTWRGLLRQRDKLVHIAVERVRAELERIVEGPHPRRGLGMLVRSGLLPRGKAPFPWTGTDLAAAAALSAGIGELQSARLRWALLLHALKQSAQEADELLRAWTFPGTTRTSVVLVLRVREAWTAALEEVPPEAAYGTEALRRLWIAAVLAYGKEAAEGWLTLLEALQAAPEGRSPAPGPTSVLAGSSRQTLPAAAREWLTQMPLSSLAALAVTGNELAETLQKTPGPWLGIMLQQLLQAAAVGDIPNDKQLLLHEAKRMDGHEQL; translated from the coding sequence GTGTACTCGGGTGCAAGGTGCCTAGACTGGATCCAGTCCGGGGGTAAGGAGTTCGTAATGGAATGGAAAATGGCATCTGGTGGCATGGCTGAAGCAGCGGAGCATATAATTGCCCAACTGATGGAGAAGGGCCACGAGGCCTATTGGGTCGGTGGCTGCATTCGCGATGAGCTGTTAGGCCGACCTGTACACGATATGGATATTACGACCTCTGCGCTACCGGAAGAGGTCATCTCGATCTTTCCGCGCTGTATTCCTACGGGATTACAGCATGGAACGGTAACAGTGCTGCAGGCAGGTAATGGCTTTGAAGTCACAACGTATCGAACAGAAAGTGGCTATCTCGACTATCGCCGGCCTGAGCAGGTCTGTTTTGTTAGTGATGTGAATGAGGATTTACGGCGACGTGACTTTACAATTAACGCCATTTGCTGTGGGATCGAGGGTCAACTGATCGATCCCTTCGGTGGTGCGGCAGATTTGGAGCGCCAAGTGATACGCTGCGTCGGAGACGCAGAGGAAAGATTTGCAGAGGATGCGCTGCGCATGCTTCGCTGCGTGCGCTTTGCGTCTGGTTTAGACTTCTCCGTCACTAAGAATACGTGGCGGGGACTGCTGCGCCAGCGGGATAAGCTGGTGCATATTGCTGTTGAGCGAGTCCGCGCGGAGCTGGAACGCATTGTAGAGGGGCCGCACCCGCGGCGCGGCCTCGGGATGCTCGTGCGCAGCGGCTTGCTGCCGCGCGGGAAAGCCCCGTTCCCCTGGACCGGCACCGATCTGGCGGCCGCCGCCGCCCTGAGCGCCGGGATCGGGGAACTGCAGAGCGCCCGCCTGCGGTGGGCGCTCTTGCTCCATGCCCTGAAGCAGTCGGCCCAAGAGGCCGACGAACTGCTGCGGGCATGGACGTTCCCAGGGACGACGCGGACTAGCGTCGTCTTGGTGCTGCGGGTCCGCGAAGCCTGGACCGCTGCCCTTGAAGAGGTGCCGCCAGAGGCCGCTTACGGCACGGAGGCACTGCGGCGGCTCTGGATCGCCGCCGTGCTGGCCTACGGCAAGGAAGCCGCCGAAGGATGGCTCACCCTGCTGGAAGCCCTGCAAGCAGCGCCGGAGGGCCGCTCTCCAGCTCCTGGCCCTACCTCCGTCCTTGCTGGCTCCAGCCGCCAAACACTCCCAGCTGCTGCAAGAGAGTGGCTAACGCAAATGCCGCTCAGCAGCCTTGCAGCACTTGCTGTCACCGGCAATGAGCTGGCGGAGACTTTACAGAAGACCCCGGGGCCCTGGCTTGGCATCATGCTGCAGCAGTTGCTGCAAGCAGCTGCAGTTGGAGATATCCCTAACGATAAACAATTATTGCTGCACGAAGCAAAAAGGATGGATGGACATGAGCAACTATGA
- a CDS encoding biotin--[acetyl-CoA-carboxylase] ligase — protein sequence MSNYETLRLSQLKRNSSASNWSGGMQLLETVVSTQEEAKRLAESGAPEGTAVFAEEQTGGRGRMGRKWHSPRGKGIWMSVVLRPKLPLLLTPQLTLLAGVAVCTAIRRVTGVEAGIKWPNDLLAGGRKICGILLESSLREGGLHYCIAGIGIAVNLTEDDYPDYLRGVGTSLLIQRGGIPVDRSELAGEVLAELEYQYNLYMEQGFKPIRELWESMSVTLGRQIVLNTPQGRSEGTAVGLDDNGGLLLKDDSGHITNVCSGEIEII from the coding sequence ATGAGCAACTATGAAACGCTACGTTTAAGTCAATTGAAGAGGAATTCATCTGCTTCTAATTGGTCTGGCGGGATGCAGCTGCTGGAGACGGTAGTGTCCACTCAGGAGGAAGCAAAAAGACTAGCCGAGAGCGGCGCACCCGAAGGGACAGCTGTCTTTGCTGAAGAACAGACCGGTGGCCGGGGGCGTATGGGACGGAAGTGGCATTCTCCGCGCGGCAAGGGCATCTGGATGAGTGTTGTGCTGCGTCCGAAGCTGCCTCTGCTGCTGACGCCACAGTTGACCCTTCTGGCTGGAGTAGCTGTATGCACAGCAATACGTCGGGTTACCGGTGTAGAAGCTGGCATTAAATGGCCAAATGATCTGCTGGCAGGAGGACGCAAAATCTGTGGAATCCTACTGGAATCCTCGCTAAGAGAAGGAGGACTTCATTACTGCATTGCCGGAATTGGGATTGCTGTGAACCTGACGGAAGATGATTATCCGGATTATCTACGCGGAGTTGGCACTTCATTGTTAATACAACGTGGAGGTATTCCTGTAGACCGTTCAGAGTTAGCGGGAGAAGTGCTGGCCGAGCTCGAATATCAGTACAATCTGTATATGGAGCAAGGATTTAAGCCTATCCGGGAGCTTTGGGAATCGATGTCGGTCACCCTTGGGCGCCAAATCGTCCTGAATACACCGCAAGGTCGCAGTGAAGGCACGGCGGTGGGTCTGGACGACAACGGAGGATTGCTGCTAAAAGATGATAGTGGGCATATTACCAACGTGTGCTCGGGTGAAATTGAGATTATCTGA
- the panB gene encoding 3-methyl-2-oxobutanoate hydroxymethyltransferase, with amino-acid sequence MADKQPLNIVKMKKMKAEGVPLSMLTAYDYPSARLAEEAGIDLILVGDSLGNVVLGYDTTLPVTIDDMVYHTRSVTRGAQHTFIVADMPFMTYHGSIDESLRGVRRLMQEGRAQAVKMEGGLEICATVAAVVAAGVPVLGHIGLTPQSVNMIGGYRIQGKDAKDAQRLMDEAKALEAAGAFGIVLELVTEEVADAISKALSIPTIGIGAGRYCDGQVLVYHDLLRYASPYREKRFVKTYADIGNQIREGISQYVLEVKERSFPDESHVFTADESVLESLYGAAEKGAK; translated from the coding sequence ATGGCAGACAAACAGCCACTGAATATTGTCAAAATGAAGAAAATGAAAGCAGAGGGTGTGCCGCTGAGCATGCTGACTGCTTATGATTATCCTTCGGCCCGATTGGCCGAGGAAGCCGGAATTGATCTTATACTTGTTGGTGATTCTTTAGGGAATGTAGTGTTAGGATATGATACTACCCTGCCGGTTACGATTGATGATATGGTCTATCACACTCGCTCAGTGACCCGGGGAGCGCAGCACACATTTATTGTGGCGGATATGCCGTTTATGACGTATCACGGAAGTATTGATGAGAGCTTGCGTGGCGTACGCCGCTTAATGCAGGAAGGTCGGGCTCAAGCCGTTAAGATGGAGGGCGGTCTAGAGATTTGCGCAACAGTGGCTGCTGTGGTTGCGGCAGGCGTACCCGTGCTGGGACATATTGGTCTTACTCCCCAGTCGGTGAATATGATCGGCGGTTACCGTATTCAAGGCAAAGATGCCAAAGATGCCCAGCGCTTGATGGATGAAGCGAAGGCGCTCGAAGCCGCTGGAGCTTTTGGCATCGTCTTGGAGCTGGTTACAGAAGAGGTTGCTGATGCTATCTCCAAAGCCCTTAGCATTCCAACCATTGGAATTGGTGCAGGTCGTTATTGTGATGGTCAGGTGCTGGTGTACCATGATTTGCTGCGTTACGCTTCTCCGTATCGGGAGAAACGATTCGTCAAAACCTACGCCGATATAGGAAACCAGATACGTGAGGGAATCAGCCAATATGTTCTGGAAGTGAAAGAACGTTCATTCCCCGACGAAAGCCATGTCTTTACCGCGGACGAAAGTGTACTGGAATCTTTATACGGCGCAGCCGAAAAAGGAGCGAAATAA
- the panC gene encoding pantoate--beta-alanine ligase, with product MRVVRSVEQLREALEYMRRGGHTPIGFVPTMGFLHEGHASLLRRAGEMSNTVVMSIFVNPLQFGPGEDFESYPRDEHRDLELAEREGVDIVFIPTVEEMYPQPIRSKVSVASLTTQLCGASRPGHFDGVTTVVSKLFNMVQPDYAFFGLKDAQQVAVLRRMVSDLNMNVEIVPCPIVREGDGLALSSRNVYLSEEERTQALVLSRSLRTAREALEEGKARTATDIRKLLVSVISTSPLAVIEYAEILTFPDLEVLEADDLLTNVDGEIIMALAVKFGRTRLIDNNVFIPKEVATLV from the coding sequence ATGAGAGTAGTCAGAAGTGTAGAACAGTTGCGCGAAGCACTTGAATATATGCGTCGAGGCGGCCATACGCCGATTGGCTTTGTACCCACTATGGGCTTCCTGCATGAAGGACATGCGAGTCTCCTGCGCCGAGCCGGAGAGATGAGCAACACGGTTGTCATGAGTATTTTTGTGAACCCGCTGCAGTTCGGACCAGGTGAGGATTTCGAATCCTATCCGCGCGATGAGCACCGTGATTTGGAACTGGCAGAGCGTGAGGGCGTTGATATCGTTTTTATTCCCACTGTGGAAGAAATGTATCCGCAGCCGATTCGCAGTAAGGTTTCTGTGGCGTCGCTAACTACTCAGTTATGTGGGGCATCACGGCCCGGACATTTTGATGGAGTGACAACGGTTGTTAGCAAGCTGTTTAACATGGTACAGCCGGATTATGCTTTCTTTGGTTTAAAGGACGCGCAGCAGGTGGCCGTTCTGCGCCGGATGGTGTCAGATCTTAATATGAATGTGGAAATTGTTCCTTGCCCTATCGTTCGTGAAGGCGATGGACTTGCACTAAGCTCACGCAATGTTTATCTGTCTGAGGAGGAACGCACGCAGGCTTTGGTTCTTTCCCGTTCACTTCGTACTGCCCGTGAAGCTCTGGAGGAAGGCAAGGCCAGAACCGCTACGGACATTCGTAAGCTGTTGGTATCGGTTATTTCCACTTCTCCTCTCGCTGTTATTGAATACGCAGAAATATTGACATTTCCTGACCTCGAGGTGTTGGAAGCGGACGATCTGCTGACAAATGTGGATGGAGAGATCATCATGGCGCTTGCCGTGAAGTTCGGCCGTACCCGTCTTATTGACAACAATGTATTTATTCCCAAGGAGGTTGCTACCCTTGTTTAG
- the panD gene encoding aspartate 1-decarboxylase gives MFRHMMKSKIHRATVTEANLEYVGSITIDESLMEAADLLENEKVQIVDNNNGSRLETYVIPGPRGSGVICLNGAAARLVHPGDTVIIISYAMLSTEELATHKPTVVFVDENNKPVKLADHELHATIA, from the coding sequence TTGTTTAGACATATGATGAAATCCAAAATTCACCGTGCAACAGTTACCGAAGCCAATCTGGAGTATGTGGGCAGCATCACCATTGATGAAAGTCTGATGGAAGCTGCTGATTTACTTGAAAATGAAAAAGTGCAAATTGTTGACAACAATAATGGCTCGCGCCTTGAAACTTATGTGATTCCTGGGCCACGCGGTAGTGGAGTCATTTGTTTGAATGGTGCAGCGGCTCGTCTTGTGCATCCCGGAGATACAGTTATTATTATCTCCTACGCTATGCTGTCTACAGAAGAGCTGGCAACCCACAAACCAACAGTTGTATTTGTGGATGAGAATAATAAGCCTGTAAAACTGGCGGATCATGAGCTTCATGCTACGATTGCCTAA
- the dinG gene encoding ATP-dependent DNA helicase DinG, protein MKFAVLDFETTGTQSVGEIIQVGLAIIEEDRSISRVYGSFVKPGAPIPPFITGLTGITDTDVQDAPALEEMMMELVPLLDDVVLVGHNVAFDFSFLQSALDRCGYLPFQGRILDTIDFLKICFPSLTSYQLGAVSTSFGVTHERPHQADSDALATALLLLKCLEELDSLPLLTIQRLSELFNEEESDLGWYFDGLLREREKETLQPEGDLTFYRQLALAVGDWTELAPPRDDHDANPLDNLSFTDYMEEVTRRLKDTLPHYESREAQDIMITEVMTALAEDKHLLIEAGTGTGKSLGYLLPAIYQSVRSGQKVMVSTHTINLQDQLRERDVPLLTKVIPFPFKAAIFKGRGHYLCLRKFEHKINKKDFISPREDSLTAAQMIVWLTQSESGDDEELNLGGRGGDFWETVASDTDSCLGRACPWFRKCYYHRAKHEAGIADVVITNHSKLFADVKAGHQLLPAYEHLVIDEAHHLEDVAGKHLGMNMKHFTVSHALSRLYKDSRNGQLPALRLMLQSSGSEQASEWSGVIDRIYPDLLTVKETWDMLTDKLFSLMPERSDASAGEAGQLVLRLLPGNKPKTWEELEALENSLNLTLTDIIRKGDKMLNEMRDQDGQSSSDSLVTDISGLFKDLASIREQVRFFMGMNDDNVVYWLEANGNYRSKSLQLYAVPVDVSSQLKELFFDKKRSIILTSATLSVDKSFQFMIDNLGLNAAVEEGRLMTVLLPSPFRYREQALLVIPRDFPSVKGSVGDARFVDMLVQSLAEAAVVTRGRMLVLFTSYKMLRQVYEPLKEALASQEITVLGQGVEGGSRSKLIRRFQDSTASVLLGTSSFWEGVDIPGEALTCLAIVRLPFQPPNHPLAEAKAELLQAQKKNPFMKLSVPQAVIRFKQGFGRLVRTAQDRGIVIVYDTRVIESYYGKYFLYSLPGPKMEHMLTDQMVPRIAEWLEEGGVI, encoded by the coding sequence ATGAAATTTGCCGTGCTTGATTTTGAAACGACGGGAACCCAATCCGTGGGTGAAATTATCCAGGTTGGCCTTGCCATTATAGAAGAAGACCGGTCGATCTCCCGGGTTTATGGTTCTTTTGTCAAGCCGGGAGCACCGATTCCTCCTTTTATTACGGGTCTGACCGGTATTACAGATACAGATGTACAGGATGCCCCAGCGCTGGAAGAGATGATGATGGAACTCGTACCACTGCTGGATGATGTTGTGCTTGTAGGTCATAATGTTGCTTTTGATTTCAGTTTTCTGCAAAGTGCTTTAGACCGATGTGGTTATCTGCCGTTTCAGGGGCGGATTCTGGATACGATTGATTTCCTCAAGATATGTTTTCCTTCCCTGACGTCGTATCAGTTGGGAGCGGTCAGCACCAGCTTTGGGGTAACGCATGAACGTCCGCACCAGGCGGACAGTGACGCGCTTGCAACCGCACTTTTATTGCTGAAGTGTCTGGAGGAGCTAGATAGTCTCCCACTGCTTACCATTCAGAGGCTTAGTGAGCTCTTCAACGAAGAAGAAAGCGATCTAGGCTGGTATTTCGACGGGCTGTTGCGGGAACGTGAGAAGGAAACCCTTCAACCCGAAGGTGACCTCACCTTCTATCGACAGTTGGCACTGGCTGTAGGAGATTGGACAGAGCTTGCACCACCAAGAGATGATCATGATGCTAATCCACTGGATAATCTCTCCTTTACTGATTATATGGAAGAGGTAACCAGACGGCTTAAAGATACATTGCCCCATTACGAAAGCAGGGAAGCACAGGATATTATGATCACTGAGGTGATGACGGCGCTTGCTGAAGATAAACATTTGCTGATTGAAGCAGGGACGGGAACCGGGAAATCGCTCGGCTATCTGCTTCCAGCTATTTATCAGAGCGTGCGAAGCGGTCAAAAAGTCATGGTCAGCACTCATACTATTAATTTGCAGGATCAATTACGTGAGCGTGATGTCCCACTCCTGACTAAGGTCATTCCATTTCCATTCAAGGCTGCAATCTTCAAGGGAAGAGGGCATTATTTGTGTCTGCGCAAGTTTGAACATAAGATTAATAAGAAGGACTTTATAAGTCCGAGAGAAGACTCGCTTACAGCAGCTCAAATGATCGTATGGTTGACTCAAAGCGAATCCGGAGATGACGAGGAACTCAATTTGGGTGGTCGTGGTGGTGATTTCTGGGAAACTGTGGCCAGTGATACCGATTCTTGTCTGGGACGCGCATGCCCATGGTTCCGCAAATGTTACTACCACCGGGCAAAACATGAAGCCGGTATAGCTGATGTAGTGATAACGAATCATTCCAAGCTATTCGCAGATGTGAAGGCTGGCCATCAACTGCTTCCTGCTTATGAGCACCTTGTTATTGATGAGGCCCATCATTTGGAGGATGTAGCTGGCAAGCATCTTGGAATGAATATGAAGCATTTCACTGTGTCGCATGCACTCTCACGTCTCTATAAGGATAGCCGCAACGGTCAACTGCCGGCACTGCGACTGATGTTGCAATCTTCAGGCAGTGAGCAGGCCTCAGAATGGAGCGGAGTCATAGACAGGATTTATCCTGATTTGCTTACGGTGAAGGAAACCTGGGATATGCTTACTGATAAGCTGTTTAGCCTTATGCCAGAGCGCAGTGATGCGTCTGCTGGCGAAGCTGGGCAATTAGTTCTGCGTCTGCTCCCGGGGAATAAACCTAAGACGTGGGAGGAACTGGAGGCTCTAGAGAACTCCTTAAATCTCACTCTAACGGATATCATACGCAAGGGTGACAAGATGCTGAATGAGATGCGTGATCAGGACGGACAGTCTTCCTCTGACAGTCTTGTGACCGATATCAGTGGTTTATTCAAAGATTTGGCTTCTATTCGTGAACAAGTGCGTTTCTTTATGGGAATGAATGACGACAATGTAGTATATTGGCTGGAGGCTAATGGTAATTATCGCAGCAAATCGTTACAGCTCTATGCGGTGCCTGTGGATGTTAGTTCGCAGCTCAAGGAGCTGTTCTTCGATAAGAAGCGGAGTATTATATTAACTTCGGCTACCCTGTCTGTCGATAAATCATTTCAGTTTATGATTGATAATCTAGGTCTGAATGCAGCTGTTGAAGAAGGTCGCCTCATGACAGTGTTGCTACCCTCTCCGTTCCGTTATCGGGAACAGGCGCTGCTCGTCATTCCGCGCGATTTTCCAAGTGTGAAAGGTAGTGTGGGGGATGCCCGATTTGTGGATATGCTAGTGCAGTCACTTGCTGAAGCAGCAGTGGTCACCCGTGGGCGGATGCTTGTGTTGTTCACCTCTTACAAGATGCTTCGCCAAGTGTATGAGCCGCTTAAAGAAGCACTGGCTTCGCAAGAAATCACTGTACTGGGCCAAGGAGTGGAAGGCGGCAGCAGAAGCAAGTTGATCCGCCGTTTTCAGGACAGCACAGCTTCTGTGCTGCTCGGTACGAGTAGCTTCTGGGAGGGTGTAGATATTCCGGGTGAGGCCTTGACCTGTCTTGCTATCGTCAGACTGCCGTTTCAGCCACCGAACCATCCGCTAGCCGAGGCAAAGGCAGAGTTGCTGCAGGCTCAGAAGAAGAATCCGTTTATGAAGCTGTCTGTTCCACAAGCAGTCATTCGCTTCAAGCAGGGTTTTGGGCGTCTGGTGCGCACAGCCCAGGATCGCGGAATTGTCATTGTATATGATACCAGAGTTATTGAATCTTATTATGGGAAGTATTTCCTTTATTCACTACCAGGCCCCAAGATGGAGCATATGCTTACTGATCAAATGGTTCCTCGTATTGCTGAATGGCTGGAAGAAGGCGGCGTTATCTAA
- a CDS encoding redox-sensing transcriptional repressor Rex: MKSDNKISEAVVRRLPVYLRFLNDLQKREIPTVSSQELGQKLDLNPAQIRKDLAYFGDFGRKGIGYDVSYLIEKIRHILKLDQQINVALVGAGNLGHALSNYNAYLKDTMKITAVFDSYAPKVGQQIHSLTVQPMDELESTIRKQGIRIGIITVPDFEAQNVADILVTSGIEAILNFAPVILKTPSYVRIHAADFTTDLQSLAYYLQDGREEIEDGKQ, encoded by the coding sequence ATGAAATCGGATAATAAAATATCGGAGGCTGTCGTTCGCAGGCTACCAGTGTACCTGCGTTTCCTGAATGATCTCCAAAAACGTGAAATTCCCACAGTTTCATCTCAAGAGCTTGGTCAAAAATTAGATCTTAACCCGGCGCAGATTCGTAAGGATCTGGCTTATTTTGGCGATTTTGGTAGAAAAGGGATTGGTTACGACGTATCCTATCTCATTGAGAAGATCCGCCACATTTTGAAGCTGGACCAGCAAATTAACGTAGCTCTGGTAGGTGCCGGTAATCTCGGACATGCGTTGTCCAATTACAATGCTTACTTGAAAGACACGATGAAGATAACAGCGGTGTTTGACTCCTATGCCCCCAAGGTAGGACAACAAATTCACTCTTTAACCGTTCAACCTATGGATGAGCTGGAAAGTACCATCCGCAAGCAGGGAATCCGCATTGGGATTATTACTGTTCCGGATTTTGAAGCGCAGAATGTGGCTGACATTTTGGTTACATCAGGAATCGAAGCGATTCTGAATTTCGCACCGGTTATTTTGAAGACGCCTTCTTATGTGCGCATTCATGCGGCTGACTTTACTACAGATTTGCAGAGTCTGGCCTATTATTTACAAGATGGAAGGGAAGAGATTGAAGATGGCAAGCAATAA
- a CDS encoding amidohydrolase: MASNKTVIKNGRFLVPGAIKPVLSGYMTIEDDLISYIGEEEPLFEEGVQIVDGSRLLFMPGLVNTHGHTAMSLLRGYGDDLALQVWLQEKMWPMEEKFTGDDVYWGTSLSVLEMLKGGTTTFLDMYDHMDRVAEVVEQSGIRAVLMRGVIGLCSEEVQNHKLAEAIAFASNWYGKAEGRITTMMSPHAPYTCPPDFFVKFVQAAHDLDLPMHTHMSETKREVEQNIADYGLRPVAHLEKLGMFTRPSLVAHAVHLNDEEIGILSRHNVGVSHNPGSNLKLASGVARVTDLLNAGVKVSLGTDGAASNNNLDMFEEMRLAALIHKGVSGDPTAVPAPQALRMATEYGAKSIFLDKVGRLAAGMKADFIALDIDQPHLLPHTDLLSHAVYSASARDVEHVWINGKQVVKHGECLTLDEEAICRKAQESFEGLLKR; the protein is encoded by the coding sequence ATGGCAAGCAATAAGACTGTTATCAAAAACGGGCGTTTTCTCGTACCGGGAGCGATTAAGCCTGTTCTGAGTGGATATATGACTATAGAAGATGATTTAATCTCTTACATAGGTGAAGAGGAACCTCTTTTTGAAGAGGGTGTACAAATCGTTGACGGTAGCCGCCTGCTGTTCATGCCGGGACTAGTGAATACACACGGACATACAGCGATGTCCTTGCTGCGCGGTTACGGAGATGATCTGGCGCTACAGGTATGGCTTCAGGAGAAAATGTGGCCGATGGAGGAAAAGTTCACCGGAGATGATGTGTACTGGGGCACTTCACTATCTGTGCTGGAAATGTTAAAGGGAGGCACAACCACCTTCCTGGATATGTATGATCATATGGACCGGGTAGCCGAAGTTGTTGAGCAATCAGGCATTCGTGCTGTTTTGATGCGTGGAGTAATTGGTCTGTGCTCTGAAGAGGTGCAGAATCATAAGCTTGCAGAAGCTATTGCGTTTGCCAGCAACTGGTACGGGAAGGCTGAGGGTAGAATCACTACGATGATGTCACCACACGCGCCATATACTTGCCCACCGGACTTTTTTGTGAAGTTTGTGCAAGCCGCCCATGATTTGGATTTGCCAATGCACACGCATATGTCGGAGACGAAACGCGAAGTGGAACAGAACATAGCTGATTACGGTTTGCGGCCTGTAGCGCATCTGGAGAAGCTGGGCATGTTCACTCGTCCATCACTTGTAGCCCATGCTGTTCATTTGAACGATGAAGAAATCGGAATTTTATCGCGTCATAATGTTGGCGTTTCCCATAATCCTGGTAGCAACCTGAAGCTTGCCAGCGGAGTGGCCCGCGTTACAGATCTCCTGAATGCAGGTGTGAAGGTGTCCTTGGGTACGGATGGCGCAGCAAGCAATAATAATCTGGATATGTTCGAGGAAATGCGGCTTGCGGCACTCATCCATAAAGGTGTAAGTGGTGATCCAACAGCTGTTCCTGCTCCACAAGCCTTGCGTATGGCTACGGAGTATGGAGCAAAGTCGATCTTTTTAGATAAGGTGGGCAGACTTGCGGCCGGAATGAAAGCAGATTTCATTGCATTGGATATTGATCAGCCCCATCTGCTGCCACACACGGATTTGCTCTCTCATGCTGTTTACTCAGCCAGTGCCAGAGATGTGGAGCATGTCTGGATCAATGGCAAGCAGGTTGTGAAGCACGGTGAATGTCTGACGCTTGATGAGGAAGCCATCTGCCGCAAGGCGCAGGAATCCTTTGAAGGGCTGTTGAAGCGGTAA